Genomic DNA from Candidatus Sphingomonas phytovorans:
ACGGCTGCGCGCTACAGCGGCTGAGGCACCTCAGCGCTGGTCATCGGCAAGGCCAACCGCCTCAGCCACCGCATCAAGATCGGCACCTGCCTTCACCAGCATCCATTCGCCGGGGGCCGCGCCGTCGATTACGGTCACAGCACCTCGCGGGCAGATACCCAGGCATTTGACCTCGACGATCCCGGCCCTGCCCTTGCGGCCCTTTTTTAATCCGAGATGCTGGCGCAACGCCTTGGCGAGCGGCGTCCGGCCTTTCGGCCCGAACCCGCCATCCAGCTTCTTCGAACATTTTTTGCAGAGCAGCAGGGTGCTCGACCAGTCCGAGCGGACGGACTTCAACCGGCAGGCTTCCACTGCCGCGCATCCTCGGCGGCGCGCAGCACGTCATAAGCTGCCTGGATCGCCTGGAAACGTGCCGCCGCTTCCTTGTCGCCGGGACGCACATCGGGATGGCAGGATTTCGCAAGGCGGCGCCACGCGACGCGCACCGCGTCGAAATCGGCATCGGCGTCCAGTTCGAGCAGTTCGAGCGCGCGCATCTCGTCGCGCGAGCGGCTGCCGTCGCCCGGACCGGTCCAGCCATAATGCTTCGCTTCGGCATAGCCGTCCGCCGTCCGCGTCTCGTCCGCTTCGCGCTTGGCGGCCTCTTCCGCGGTCAGGCCTTCGAAATAATTCCAGCCGCGATTATATTCGGCCGCGTGATCCTGGCAGAAATACCAGCGATCCGGGCTGTTGGGCGATTTCGGCGCCGGGCAATTGCCCGGCGAGTCGCAGCCATGCCGGTCGCACAGCCGAACCGTCGTCGCCTCGCGCCCGGCACCATAGCCGCGCCAGCGGGGAAAACCCCAGTCGACCGATCGGGAGGAGGAACGCGCCATTGGCTCGACATAGGCGAAGCTATCGGGAGCGCAACCGCGAGATTGGCGATTATCGCCCCCGCGCGTGATCAACAGCCGAATTCTACCTGCCGAAAAGGAATCTGACCCGCTGGGTGCTGGCGCCGCAGCCAAGCGATCCGTCCGGACGATAGCTCTTGGCGTATCGGGCACCGGCCATGGTGCGCACCCCCGCCTTGGTGAAGACGAATGGGGGATAGCTGAGCACCGCGCGCTCGTTGACCACGCGTCCGTCCGCGGCGACATCGAACTGGGTCTGGGTCCAGCCCTCAAAGCCCCAAGCCGTCGCTTCCTGCGGATAGACTCCGCCCGCGTGAAGGAGCTTCGGCGCGGAATCTATGATACCGCACTGGTTGGCGGCGAGCCCCGATCGCTCGAACGCTTCACGCGCGGCTGCCGCGTTTCCGGATTGCTGCTCGATCGAGGCGATGCGGACGAGCGCCCCCACCCGCATCGGATCATTCGCCGCCAGCGCTTGATCGTCGGCGACCTGATGCAGCAGTTCGCGGGTCCGCGACCCCGCCGAACGCTCGTCAGCGTCCGCGATCAGCAACCGCACCACCGATCGCGCCTGCGGATTTCCGGTGTAGAGCGGTTGCGACAGGAGTGGCATGGCGGCACGCGCAAAGTCACCCCCGCGCTTGCCGGCGGCGCGGGCCGTGCCCCGCTCCACGATATCCAGCGCCAGACGCGGAACCGGCGGCACGCCGTTTGCGTCTGCGATAGCAAGGGCGCGGCGCGCGAGAACGTTCGTCTCCTCGCGCGGCACCACCACATTGCGCATCAGGCGATAGAGCGGCGGCAGTACTTCGATCGACTCAGCCCCTTTCGCCTCCGCGGCAGCGAGCGCGGCACGCTGTCGAGGCAAGGCGACCGCATCGGACGTGTGGTCCGCCGCCGGAACCGGCAGGCGCTTTTCCGTCATCCAGCTTTCCAGGCTGGCCGACAGAAAATCGCCGATCGAGGGGCGCTGGAACTCGGTCGAGCACCGCATCTCGATCCGGATATTGTACCGGAAGAATCGGGGCAGCGCCTTCACCTGCTCGGGTGTCCATGACCAGCCCAACGCCGCACGGGCGAACTCGAGCGCGACGGGACCACCCCCGGCCGCGTAGATCGGGGTACTGGTAGTGACCGTCCCGTCATCGCCGATGCTGAATTCCACCACGGCCATGTCATCCGGCTTGAGGCCACCCTCCCCGCCACAGGAGGGCGCCTTCATCTGCACCGCGGGATCGAACGATCCCTCCGGCAAACGGCCGGCACCGGTATAGGCCATGTATTTCCGCGCCGAGTCCCCATCGCCCGCCAACAACGCCGCGATCGCGGTGTCGGAACGCGCTGATACATCCCGCAGATCGACACGCGTCGTCAGCCCGCCCAGAAGTTTGACGGCTTCAGCGGACTTGACACGCGCTCCCGCGAAATCGCCATCGTTGAGCAGCAGCAACCCTTCACGCCGGGCAAACTCCGCCGCGACGACCGAGTCGGTCTTGGTCGTCGCAATGAGCGCCTTCGTCTTGCCAAGCGCATCCGCGGCGACCGCCGGATCGACGAAAGTAGCCGTCTGAATGAGACCGAGCAGCGCCACGAAACGATTGGCCACACCGTCACTCGCCGACGCCGCGTCGCGATAGGCGGCCATCGCGCTGGCATAGTCGACCGCCCCCTGCGCGATACGCGCCAGGTTAATATACGCGCGGTAGCGATCCTCGCTCAGCGACGCGTCATCGGCTGGCAATCCCGCGAGGCCGGCACGCGCCGCCGCTACCGCTTCGTCCTTGCGATCCAGTTCCAGCAATGCCGCACTCTTGCGCACCAGCACGATCGCATGGCTACGCCGATTCTTCATCGTCCGGCGTTCCAGCGCTTCCCAGGCGTTGAGCGCCGCCTGTTTATCGCTGCCTGCGTCAAGCGCGGCCGCCGCCTCGAAATCCTGCTGGATAGTGGTGGCCGCCTGCTGCGCGGCGATCGGCGACGCGGCGCCGATCAGGGCCATGCTCGCTATGCTGACCTTAAGTATCCGCATGACATCCCCACCTCTCGCAAGATATGCGACGGAAATATCGCAGCGTAAAGAAGGGTTTCGCAAAAATGCCAGAGGGTCTGTAAGCCGGGTTCTGTCCACCCTTTTCAGGGATGGGCGACCATTCCTCTAGGCCGGCATTTGCATGCCGGCTCAAGCAACCAACCCGGGCGACGGGCAGAAACGATGCCCCGGAACCGAAGTCCCATGCCGCCCCTATTCGGTCTTGCTCCCGGTGGGGTTTGCCGTGCCGCTCCTGTTACCAGTCGCGCGGTGCGCTCTTGCCGCACCCTTTCACCGTGGCGGGGCCGAAGCCTTCGCCGTCTGCTCTCTGTGGCACTTTCCCTGGGGTCGCCCCCGCCGGGCGTTACCCGGCACCGTCGTTTCGCGGAGCCCGGACTTTCCTCGGCACGCTGACGCGTGACGCGGCCGCCCGACCCTCTGGCAGGAGCCCCTTAGTCCAGCCGGGGCCGCGAACCAAACGAACTTTTAGCTGCTATCCGCCGATAGGACCACGACGGTGCGTTCGCATTCTTTGCTTTGTCCGATGAGGAGTTTACCAACCGGAATCGTCAGAGGACAGAATCTTCGCTGCGCATGCAGGCGGCGGTAGCCGCCTGTCACGATGTCCGAGACGGCAAGAAGAACCTGAAAAGAGGCGCGGTCGTGGTCAGCCAAATCAATCAACTTCATGGTGACAAAGTCTTGGAAGCCGATCTTCCCGTGAAAATATTCGCGCCCATCGCGCCCTCTCCCGCCTTGCGCGACGACGAACCCTATGCGCGCGACGAGCTCCTCCATGAGATGTTCGAGGCAAGCTACCGTCGGCATTTCTCCCGTACCGCCGTCCGCCTGCTGGGTGACAACCTGGAAAACAGCCGGCGTGCCGCGCTCAGCTACATGGAGTTGCACCAGCGGGCGTTGCGTTTCGCCCGGATGCTGCAGTCGATGGGCGTGCGACATGGCGATCGCGTCGTCCTCTGCCTTCCGCGCGGGCTCGACCAATATATGGCGATCCTCGGCACCCTGTGGTGCGGCGCCTGCTACGTTCCGGTCGACTGGGCCTATCCGCAGGACCGGATCGACTACATCATCGAGGACAGCGGCGCCGTCCTAGTCGTCACGGAGACGGAACGCGCCGCGGCGATGCCGATCCGCAGCCTGTCCGTCGACGCCATGCTGGGCGACCTCGCCGCGCTGGAGGCTGACTCGCTCGGCAGGCACGAAACCGAGGCAAGCCCCGACGATCTCGCCTATATCATCTACACCTCGGGCACGACCGGCAGGCCGAAGGGCGTGATGATCACGCACCGCAACGCCTGCCATCTGGTCCGGTCGGAGAGCGCCATCCTGGCGCTCGACGGCAAGGACCTCGTCTTCGGCGGCTTCAGCCTTGCGTTCGACATGTCGGTCGAGACGATGTGGAGCGCGTTCTTCGTCGGCGCTGAGCTGCTGGTCGCATCGGAAGCGCTGGCAAAGGCAGGGCCGGACATGGCGCTCGTGCTCGCGCGCGAGGCTGTGACGGTGTGGCATGTCGTGCCGTCGCTCCTCACCCTGGTCGATATCGACATGCCGGCGCTTCGCCTGCTGAATCTCGGCGGTGAGGCCTGTCCACCCGATCTCGTGGAACGATGGGCACGGCCGGGGCGGCGCATCCTCAATACCTATGGGCCGACCGAGACGACCGTCACCGCGACATGGACCGAGGTGCAGCCCGGGCGCCGGGTCACGATCGGACGGCCGCTACCCGGCTACACCGCATGGATCGTCGACGAAGCGCTATGGCCGGTGGCGGCCGGTGCTGAAGGCGAACTCGTGATTGGCGGGCCTGGTGTCGGGGCAGGCTATGTCGGGCGGCCGGACCTGACGGCGGAAAAGTTCGTCCAGACCCCGTTCGAGGGCCCCGACGGCCAGACCGCGCTCATTTATCGCTCCGGCGACCTGGTTCGTCTCGACGCGGTCGGCGATATCGAATTCATCGGGCGAATCGATACCCAGGTGAAGATCCGGGGCTTTCGCGTCGAGCTCGCCGAGATCGAGGCTGTCCTCGCCGAAGACGCGGCCGTCGCGCAGGCCGTTGTCCATCTCTTCCGCGACGACGATGGTTCGGAATTCCTCGCGGCGTTCCTGGTGGCGCGCGCGAACGCCCGGATCGACCTCGACGACGCCAAGGCCCGGGTCCGCGACCGGCTTCCCAATTATATGCGCCCGGCGGCCTATGAGATCCTGCCCTCGCTGCCGACCCTGCCTGCGTCGGGCAAAGTCGACCGCAAGGCACTTCAGCGTCCCGCCATGCTTGTGGACACGACGCGCGAGACGGTCGAGCCGGCAACCCCGCTTGAAGCCACGCTTCACGCGATCTGGAGCGAGTCGTTCGCCCCGCAGAAGGTTTCCGTTCTCGACGACATCTTCGAGGATCTGGGCGGCCATTCGCTGAAGGTCGCCCGTCTCGTTTCGGCCATCCGTACTGCCCCGGGGCTCGAGGGCGTCTCCATCCAGGACCTGTACGCTGCATCGAACATCCGCGCGCTGGCCACGCGGATAGGCAGCCAGGCACCCGTGGAGCAGGCCGAGGAGCTGCCGTTCCACAGGATCGTCGCCTGGAAGCGCTGGCTGTGCGGATTGGCCCAGACGATCGCGCTGATCCCGATCTTCACGGTCGCCGGACTGCAATGGTTCTTCCCCTATCTCGCTTATACCCGAATGGCCGATCAGGTGGATCGGGTGACGGCGCTGTTGCTGAGCGGATTCAGCTTCGTCTTCATCCCCCCGCTGGCCATGATCGCGTCCGTCATCGTCAAATGGCTGGTGATCGGACGGTTCCGCGCGGGCGATTATCCGCTCTGGGGCAGCTATTATTTCCGCTGGTGGTTCGTTCGCCGCTTCTCCGAAGTGATCGCGACACCCTATCTCGCCGGCACGCCCATGATCCGCGTTTATTACCGGCTCCTTGGCGCGCGCGTCGGCACCGATGCCTTTATCGGACGCGGCAATATCGATGCGGCTGATCTGGTGACGATCGGCCCGCGGGCGATCATCAGCGATTATGCCATGCTGGCAACCAGCTCGGTCGAGCGCGGGTTGCTGCGGCTTGGATCGGCCGAGATCGGCGCCGGCGCCTTTGTCGGATCGATGGCCGTGGTCGGTCGTGGATCCGTCCTGGAGGAAGGTTCCGTGCTTGAGGATCTGTCCGCCTTGCCCGTTGGCGCGCGCATCCCTGCGGGCGAACGCTGGGACGGATCGCCGGCCCAGCGGGTCGGTACCGTTTCACCGCTGGAGCCCGTCGCGCCGGTATCGGCGACCGGGCGCCTGCTGGTGAATATCGCGCTCATGCTGGCGGCCCTGATCCTGCCGCTCGTCGCGATCCTGCCGATCGCGCCGGGCCTCGTCGCGATGATCGAAATCGACTGGCGCAGCGAAAGCTACACCTATCTCCTGATCTCGCCGGTACTGGCGACCACCTACGTGCTGCTGATGTGCGTGCTCACCGTCGCGGCCAAGCGGCTGATCCTGGGACGCGTGAAGCCCGGGCGCTACGCGACGGACAGCTGGTTCTATGTTCGCTTCTGGTTCGTCCAGCAGATCAACGACCTCGCGCTCCGGCTGCTGCATCCGATCTATGCGACGCTCTATGTCGTGCCCTGGTACCGGGCGCTCGGCGTGAAGGTCGGGCGTCGTGCGGAGATTTCGACCGCGGCCGCGATCGTTCCCGACCTCGTCGATATCGGTGCCGAGAGCTTCATCGCCGACGCGGTATTGTTCGGCGCGGCGCGGGTCGAGCCGGGCGCGATCCGCCTGGCCCATACCCGTATCGGCCGACGGTCGTTCATCGGCAATTCGGCATTGCTGCCGACCGGCGCGACGATCGGCGACGGCGTGCTCATCGGCGTCCTGTCAAAGCCGCCCGAGGATGGCGGCGCGGAGCGCCCCGACGGGACCTGGTTCGGGTCGCCGCCGATTTCGCTGCCAGTTCGCCAGACGGTCGGGCTGTTCGACGAAGGCGCGCGCTTCAACCCCGGCCCGCGCCTGGTGATGACCCGCCTCGCGATCGAGGCAGTCCGCGTCACGCTGTCGCTCACGGTCTTCATCGCGCTGTTCAGCGTCCTGTTGTCGATCGTCGGCGAGCTCGACGACCTGCGCAACGGCGGGCTGCTGATCCTGATCGCCTTCCCCTTCCTCTATATCGGCTTCGCGCTCGCCTGCGGGCTGGCGGTGGTCCTGCTCAAATGGCTCGTCATGGGGGTCTACAAGCCGACCACCCAGCCCCTGTGGAGCACCTTTGTCTGGCGGACCGAGCTGGTGACGGCGACCTTCGAGAATCTCGCGGTGCCGAACCTGCTTGAACCGTTGCGCGGCACGCCGTGGCTGCCCGCCTATCTTCGTCTTCTCGGCTGCCGCATCGGCAAGCGCTGCTATCTCGATACGACTGATCTCACCGAGCATGATCTCGTCACGATCGGCGACGATGTCGCGCTCAACGATCTTTCAGGGCTTCAGACTCACCTGTTCGAGGACCGGGTCATGAAGGTCAGCGGCGTAACGGTAGGCGACCGGGCGTCGATCGGCTCCTACGCGATCGTGCTGTACGACGCCGATATCGGCGCTGATGCTCAGCTTGGCGATCTGTCGGTCATCATGAAGGGAGAGACCTTGCCTCCCGGCACATCCTGGGAAGGAGCCCCTGCCCGGCTTGCGCGATCGATCTGAGCCTGGCGATCCGACTATGGCGACCTGGCTTTCCGATACGCTGGATTCGTTGCCGCGCGCACCCGATGCGCCGGTCGCCTGGTCGGTCCGCCTCGACCGTCCCGCCACGCCGACGATGGTGGCCCGTGCC
This window encodes:
- a CDS encoding J domain-containing protein; its protein translation is MARSSSRSVDWGFPRWRGYGAGREATTVRLCDRHGCDSPGNCPAPKSPNSPDRWYFCQDHAAEYNRGWNYFEGLTAEEAAKREADETRTADGYAEAKHYGWTGPGDGSRSRDEMRALELLELDADADFDAVRVAWRRLAKSCHPDVRPGDKEAAARFQAIQAAYDVLRAAEDARQWKPAG
- a CDS encoding amino acid adenylation domain-containing protein, which gives rise to MRDDEPYARDELLHEMFEASYRRHFSRTAVRLLGDNLENSRRAALSYMELHQRALRFARMLQSMGVRHGDRVVLCLPRGLDQYMAILGTLWCGACYVPVDWAYPQDRIDYIIEDSGAVLVVTETERAAAMPIRSLSVDAMLGDLAALEADSLGRHETEASPDDLAYIIYTSGTTGRPKGVMITHRNACHLVRSESAILALDGKDLVFGGFSLAFDMSVETMWSAFFVGAELLVASEALAKAGPDMALVLAREAVTVWHVVPSLLTLVDIDMPALRLLNLGGEACPPDLVERWARPGRRILNTYGPTETTVTATWTEVQPGRRVTIGRPLPGYTAWIVDEALWPVAAGAEGELVIGGPGVGAGYVGRPDLTAEKFVQTPFEGPDGQTALIYRSGDLVRLDAVGDIEFIGRIDTQVKIRGFRVELAEIEAVLAEDAAVAQAVVHLFRDDDGSEFLAAFLVARANARIDLDDAKARVRDRLPNYMRPAAYEILPSLPTLPASGKVDRKALQRPAMLVDTTRETVEPATPLEATLHAIWSESFAPQKVSVLDDIFEDLGGHSLKVARLVSAIRTAPGLEGVSIQDLYAASNIRALATRIGSQAPVEQAEELPFHRIVAWKRWLCGLAQTIALIPIFTVAGLQWFFPYLAYTRMADQVDRVTALLLSGFSFVFIPPLAMIASVIVKWLVIGRFRAGDYPLWGSYYFRWWFVRRFSEVIATPYLAGTPMIRVYYRLLGARVGTDAFIGRGNIDAADLVTIGPRAIISDYAMLATSSVERGLLRLGSAEIGAGAFVGSMAVVGRGSVLEEGSVLEDLSALPVGARIPAGERWDGSPAQRVGTVSPLEPVAPVSATGRLLVNIALMLAALILPLVAILPIAPGLVAMIEIDWRSESYTYLLISPVLATTYVLLMCVLTVAAKRLILGRVKPGRYATDSWFYVRFWFVQQINDLALRLLHPIYATLYVVPWYRALGVKVGRRAEISTAAAIVPDLVDIGAESFIADAVLFGAARVEPGAIRLAHTRIGRRSFIGNSALLPTGATIGDGVLIGVLSKPPEDGGAERPDGTWFGSPPISLPVRQTVGLFDEGARFNPGPRLVMTRLAIEAVRVTLSLTVFIALFSVLLSIVGELDDLRNGGLLILIAFPFLYIGFALACGLAVVLLKWLVMGVYKPTTQPLWSTFVWRTELVTATFENLAVPNLLEPLRGTPWLPAYLRLLGCRIGKRCYLDTTDLTEHDLVTIGDDVALNDLSGLQTHLFEDRVMKVSGVTVGDRASIGSYAIVLYDADIGADAQLGDLSVIMKGETLPPGTSWEGAPARLARSI